A genome region from Dolichospermum compactum NIES-806 includes the following:
- a CDS encoding chlorophyll a/b-binding protein encodes MTQQQPTITPKLEEPKFGFNEYAERLNGRAAMIGFVLMVVIEYATNQGVIAWLGLK; translated from the coding sequence ATGACACAACAACAACCAACCATTACCCCCAAATTAGAAGAACCCAAATTTGGCTTCAATGAATATGCTGAACGTTTAAATGGCAGAGCAGCTATGATTGGTTTTGTTTTAATGGTAGTAATTGAATACGCTACCAATCAAGGTGTAATTGCATGGCTTGGTTTAAAGTAG
- the ald gene encoding alanine dehydrogenase, translating into MEIGVPKETKDQEFRVGLSPSSVRVLRENGNNIFVETEAGTGAGFTDEDYRNAGAEIVNTAYAAWNRELVIKVKEPLVSEYKFLQKEQLLFTYLHLAANRQLTEYLIDCGTCAIAYETVEQPGANKLPLLTPMSIVAGRLAVQFGARFLERQQGGRGVLLGGIPGVKAGKVVILGGGVVGTEAAKIAVGMGAIVQILDVNVERLSYLETLFGSRVELLYSNSAHIEAAVKDADLLIGAVLIPGKKAPILVSRELVKQMRPGSVIVDVAVDQGGCVETLYPTSHTKPVYLDEGVVHYGVPNMPGAVPWTSTQALNNSTLPYTVQLANLGLKALEINPALAKGLNVQNHRLVHPAVQEMFPDLVG; encoded by the coding sequence ATGGAAATTGGTGTTCCCAAGGAAACTAAAGATCAGGAATTTCGGGTAGGTTTAAGTCCTTCCAGTGTTCGGGTATTACGGGAAAACGGTAATAATATTTTTGTAGAAACTGAAGCTGGTACTGGCGCGGGATTTACTGATGAAGACTACCGCAATGCTGGGGCAGAAATTGTCAATACTGCGTATGCTGCTTGGAATCGGGAGTTAGTTATTAAGGTAAAAGAACCTTTGGTAAGCGAGTATAAATTCTTGCAAAAAGAGCAGTTGTTATTTACTTATTTACATTTAGCGGCAAATCGCCAGTTAACAGAATATTTAATTGATTGTGGCACTTGTGCGATCGCTTATGAAACTGTAGAACAACCAGGAGCAAATAAACTCCCCTTACTCACCCCCATGAGTATTGTTGCTGGTCGGTTAGCCGTACAATTTGGCGCAAGATTCCTAGAACGTCAACAAGGAGGCAGAGGCGTACTTTTAGGCGGTATCCCCGGAGTCAAAGCGGGTAAAGTGGTAATTTTAGGTGGTGGTGTAGTTGGTACAGAAGCCGCCAAAATCGCCGTCGGTATGGGTGCAATAGTGCAAATCTTAGATGTCAACGTGGAACGTCTATCTTACCTAGAAACCTTGTTTGGGTCGAGAGTAGAACTACTTTACAGCAACTCCGCCCATATTGAAGCCGCCGTCAAAGATGCCGATTTACTCATTGGTGCAGTCTTAATTCCCGGTAAAAAAGCCCCCATTCTCGTATCTCGTGAACTAGTTAAACAAATGCGACCCGGTTCAGTGATTGTAGATGTCGCTGTTGATCAAGGTGGATGTGTTGAAACTTTATATCCCACTTCTCACACTAAGCCAGTATACCTTGATGAAGGAGTAGTGCATTATGGCGTGCCGAATATGCCAGGAGCAGTTCCTTGGACATCTACACAAGCTCTCAACAACTCCACCTTACCTTATACAGTCCAATTAGCAAATCTGGGGCTTAAAGCTTTAGAAATTAACCCAGCCTTAGCAAAAGGTTTAAACGTCCAAAATCACCGTCTTGTACATCCTGCTGTGCAAGAAATGTTTCCCGATTTAGTTGGGTGA
- a CDS encoding MAPEG family protein, which translates to MSPYPSLVTVSALILYFVVTINVGIARAKYQVPVPQTTGNLDFERVLRVQQNTLEQLALFIPALWLFSTYVSPIWGSALGAAWIVGRIAYAWGYYQAAEKRGPGFAISSLSGMVLILGSLVGIILSMVK; encoded by the coding sequence ATGTCTCCTTATCCTAGTTTAGTTACTGTTTCCGCACTTATACTATACTTTGTAGTAACAATTAATGTTGGTATAGCTAGAGCTAAATATCAAGTTCCTGTACCGCAAACTACAGGAAACCTGGATTTTGAAAGAGTGCTAAGGGTACAACAAAATACCTTGGAACAACTAGCTTTATTTATTCCGGCTTTATGGTTGTTTTCTACTTATGTTAGTCCTATTTGGGGTTCTGCGCTGGGCGCTGCTTGGATAGTAGGAAGAATTGCTTATGCTTGGGGATATTATCAAGCTGCTGAAAAACGCGGTCCTGGTTTTGCAATTAGTTCTCTCAGCGGTATGGTGCTAATTCTTGGTTCACTGGTGGGGATTATTTTATCTATGGTGAAGTAG